Proteins from one Phaenicophaeus curvirostris isolate KB17595 chromosome 16, BPBGC_Pcur_1.0, whole genome shotgun sequence genomic window:
- the IL20RB gene encoding interleukin-20 receptor subunit beta produces MSLKLICYFLCALIAPHLTGEDALLPAPQNISILSTNMKHFLTWSPVIIQRETVRYSVEFQGEYEREYANESWIPISECSFITATVCNITEDISATVAYNLRVRANVGTRRSEWGTLKGFFNRITTSLTPPLMKVMADGYHLLVELEDMGPAFQFCVLYWKKGQESRMQEKVVKEVSSVVHLDTMEAGTDYCVKAQTYVEVINRSSDFSQTQCVRTRGDKSVWLVTALLSSAGFAVAALTLPFLTWKTSRIFQYSCCPVAVLPETLKISEPPTQLMLFGCEEAEQCDLMVHVMPTEEVLRLWIQETL; encoded by the exons GTGAAGATGCTTTGTTGCCAGCACCTCAGAATATATCTATTCTTTCTACCAACATGAAACACTTCCTAACTTGGAGTCCTGTGATCATCCAGAGAGAAACTGTGAGATACTCTGTTGAGTTTCAGGG GGAGTATGAACGGGAGTATGCCAACGAGAGCTGGATCCCCATCTCTGAATGTTCATTTATCACAGCCACAGTGTGTAACATCACAGAGGATATCTCAGCCACTGTGGCCTATAACCTGCGCGTAAGGGCAAATGTTGGTACTAGAAGATCGGAGTGGGGCACCCTGAAAGGTTTCTTCAATCGTATCACAA CTTCCCTGACCCCACCTCTGATGAAGGTCATGGCAGATGGGTATCATTTACTAGTGGAGCTGGAAGACATGGGGCCTGCGTTTCAGTTCTGTGTTCTCTATTGGAAGAAGGGCCAGGAGAGTAGG ATGCAAGAGAAGGTGGTGAAAGAGGTCAGCTCTGTGGTTCACCTGGACACCATGGAGGCAGGAACTGATTATTGTGTAAAAGCTCAGACATACGTCGAGGTGATCAACAGAAGCAGCGACTTCAGCCAGACACAATGTGTGAGGACACGAG GTGACAAATCCGTATGGCTGGTTACTGCCCTTCTCTCCTCTGCTGGCTTTGCTGTGGCTGCTTTGACCCTGCCTTTCCTTACCTGGAAAACAAGTAGAATCTTTCAGTATTCCTGCTGCCCTGTTGCTGTCCTGCCAGAAACACTG AAAATATCCGAGCCCCCCACCCAGTTGATGCTGTTTGGCTGTGAAGAAGCTGAGCAATGTGATCTAATGGTGCATGTGATGCCCACAGAAGAAGTTCTTCGGCTGTGGATTCAAGAAACGCTTTAG